A genomic stretch from Hoplias malabaricus isolate fHopMal1 chromosome 4, fHopMal1.hap1, whole genome shotgun sequence includes:
- the phlda2 gene encoding pleckstrin homology-like domain family A member 2 — translation MKMCAAEVSRVLKEGELEKRSDNLLQFWKRKTCVLTTDSLNLYTDQQKKNKSKELKLQSIKKVDCVERTGKFVYFTIVTTDNKEIDFRCSGEENCWNAVITMALIDFQNRMAIQDFKTRQDTDSTTQQDIRMARAP, via the coding sequence ATGAAAATGTGCGCCGCCGAGGTGTCGCGAGTCCTAAAGGAGGGCGAGCTGGAGAAGAGGAGCGACAACCTGCTGCAGTTCTGGAAGAGGAAGACCTGCGTCCTCACCACGGACAGCCTCAACCTCTACACTGACCAGCAGAAGAAGAACAAGAGCAAGGAGCTGAAGCTGCAGTCCATCAAGAAGGTGGACTGCGTGGAGCGCACGGGAAAGTTCGTCTACTTCACCATCGTCACCACAGACAACAAGGAGATAGACTTCAGGTGCTCTGGGGAGGAGAACTGCTGGAACGCCGTCATTACCATGGCCCTCATCGACTTCCAGAACAGGATGGCTATTCAGGATTTTAAAACCCGACAGGACACAGACAGCACCACGCAGCAGGACATCAGAATGGCCAGAGCCCCCTGA